In Rhizobiales bacterium NRL2, a genomic segment contains:
- a CDS encoding formate dehydrogenase subunit alpha, which produces MTVSFTLDGRVVTAAEGESIWDVARREGTLIPHLCHADQPGYRADGNCRACMVEIDGERNLAASCIRAPAEGMVVQTATDRAAKARKLVIEMLMADQPPREAAHDRSSHFWKMADLQGVAESRFPALAPDRVPLLDDSHVAMRVNLDACIHCNLCVRACREVQVNDVIGMAFRGHDAEIVFDFADPMGQSTCVACGECVQACPTGALMESTALDAAGHGDSAAFDEEVKSVCPYCGVGCQLSFKLRDGRIAWVDGVDGPANEQRLCVKGRFGFDYVDHPHRLKTPLIRREDAPPKGLNVDPADLSTHFREATWEEALDRAAGGLAQLRKDQGGPAVAGFGSAKCSNEEAYLFQKLIRQGFGHNNVDHCTRLCHASSVAALMENVGSGAVTATFNEIENADCAIVIGANPVENHPVAATYFKQFAKRGGKLIVMDPRGVGLGRYATHMLRFRPGTDVAMLNAIMHVIVEERLYDEQYIQGFTENWEAMKAHLKGFPPEKMAEICGVEAETLRTVARTFAGARAGMIFWGMGISQHIHGTDNSRCLISLALMCGHVGRPGTGLHPLRGQNNVQGASDAGLIPMFLPDYQPVGDEGVRSLFRDIWASGDFSAEKGLTVVEIMDAVHDGRIRGMYIMGENPAMSDPDVEHAREALAKLEHLVVQDIFLTETANYADVILPATAWAEKAGTVTNTNRQVQMGRPAVAPPGQAKSDWWITVELARRLGLDWDYAHPRDVFAEMKRSMKSLDNITWERLEREAVTYPSLSPDDPGQPIVFGDGFPRPEGRARFTPAAIVPPDDTPDAEYPMILITGRQLEHWHTGSMTRRTQVLDGLEPEASCSMHPKTLRRLGVGPGDMVRLSTRRGSLLVMARADRAISEDNVFMPFAFVEAAANILTNPALDPYGKIPEFKFSAVRVEKTAGAVAAE; this is translated from the coding sequence ATGACGGTTTCCTTCACGCTCGACGGCCGGGTCGTCACCGCGGCCGAGGGCGAAAGCATCTGGGACGTGGCCAGGCGCGAGGGAACGCTGATCCCGCATCTGTGCCACGCCGACCAGCCCGGCTATCGCGCCGACGGCAATTGCCGCGCCTGCATGGTCGAGATTGATGGCGAGCGGAATCTCGCCGCTTCCTGCATCCGCGCGCCCGCCGAGGGAATGGTCGTGCAGACCGCGACCGACCGCGCCGCGAAGGCGCGGAAGCTGGTGATCGAGATGCTGATGGCCGACCAGCCGCCGCGCGAGGCGGCGCACGACCGCTCCTCGCACTTCTGGAAGATGGCGGATCTGCAAGGCGTCGCGGAAAGCCGCTTCCCCGCGCTGGCGCCGGACCGCGTGCCGCTGCTGGACGACAGCCATGTCGCCATGCGCGTCAACCTGGACGCTTGCATCCATTGCAATCTCTGCGTCCGCGCCTGCCGGGAAGTCCAGGTCAACGACGTCATCGGCATGGCCTTCCGCGGTCATGACGCGGAGATCGTCTTCGATTTCGCCGATCCCATGGGCCAGAGCACCTGCGTTGCCTGCGGCGAATGCGTGCAGGCCTGCCCCACCGGCGCACTGATGGAATCGACGGCCCTCGATGCCGCCGGTCACGGCGACAGCGCGGCCTTCGACGAGGAAGTGAAGTCGGTCTGCCCCTATTGCGGCGTCGGCTGCCAGCTCAGCTTCAAGCTCCGCGACGGCCGCATCGCCTGGGTGGACGGCGTCGACGGGCCGGCCAACGAACAGCGGCTCTGCGTCAAGGGCCGCTTCGGCTTCGATTATGTCGATCATCCCCACCGGCTGAAGACGCCGCTGATCCGCCGCGAGGACGCGCCGCCCAAGGGGCTGAACGTCGATCCGGCCGACCTCTCGACGCATTTCCGCGAGGCCACCTGGGAGGAGGCGCTGGACCGCGCTGCCGGCGGGCTCGCACAACTGCGCAAGGACCAAGGCGGCCCGGCGGTGGCCGGCTTCGGCTCGGCCAAGTGCTCGAACGAGGAAGCCTACCTTTTCCAGAAGCTGATCCGGCAGGGCTTCGGCCACAACAATGTCGATCACTGCACCCGGCTCTGCCACGCCTCGTCGGTCGCGGCGCTGATGGAGAATGTCGGCTCCGGCGCGGTCACCGCGACCTTCAACGAGATCGAGAATGCCGACTGCGCCATCGTCATCGGCGCCAATCCGGTCGAGAACCATCCGGTGGCGGCGACGTATTTCAAGCAGTTCGCCAAGCGCGGTGGTAAGCTGATCGTCATGGATCCGCGCGGCGTCGGCCTGGGCCGCTACGCCACCCACATGCTGCGCTTCCGGCCCGGCACGGACGTGGCGATGCTGAATGCGATCATGCACGTGATCGTCGAGGAGAGGCTCTACGACGAGCAGTACATCCAGGGCTTCACCGAGAACTGGGAGGCGATGAAGGCCCATCTGAAGGGCTTCCCGCCGGAGAAGATGGCCGAAATCTGCGGCGTCGAGGCGGAGACCCTGCGCACGGTGGCGCGGACTTTCGCCGGCGCGCGCGCAGGCATGATCTTCTGGGGCATGGGCATCAGCCAGCACATCCATGGCACCGACAACTCCCGCTGCCTGATCTCGCTGGCGCTGATGTGCGGCCATGTGGGCCGGCCCGGGACGGGCCTGCACCCGCTGCGCGGCCAGAACAACGTCCAGGGCGCTTCCGACGCCGGGCTGATCCCGATGTTCCTGCCCGACTATCAGCCCGTCGGCGACGAGGGCGTGCGTTCGCTGTTCCGCGATATCTGGGCTTCCGGCGACTTCTCCGCCGAGAAGGGACTGACGGTCGTCGAGATCATGGACGCGGTCCACGACGGCCGGATCCGCGGCATGTACATCATGGGCGAGAATCCGGCCATGTCCGACCCGGACGTGGAGCACGCCCGTGAGGCGCTGGCAAAGCTGGAGCACCTGGTGGTGCAGGATATCTTCCTGACGGAGACGGCGAATTACGCCGATGTCATCCTGCCGGCCACCGCCTGGGCGGAGAAGGCCGGTACGGTCACCAATACCAACCGCCAGGTGCAGATGGGCCGGCCCGCCGTGGCGCCGCCGGGGCAGGCGAAGTCGGACTGGTGGATCACCGTCGAACTGGCCAGGCGCCTCGGCCTGGACTGGGACTACGCCCACCCGCGCGACGTCTTCGCCGAGATGAAGCGGTCCATGAAATCGCTCGACAACATCACCTGGGAGCGGCTGGAGCGGGAGGCGGTGACCTATCCCAGCCTGTCCCCGGACGATCCGGGCCAGCCCATCGTCTTCGGCGACGGCTTCCCGCGTCCCGAGGGCCGCGCGCGCTTCACGCCGGCCGCCATCGTGCCGCCCGACGACACGCCCGACGCCGAGTACCCGATGATCCTGATCACCGGGCGGCAACTGGAGCACTGGCACACGGGTTCGATGACCCGCCGCACCCAGGTGCTCGACGGGCTTGAGCCCGAAGCCAGCTGTTCGATGCACCCGAAAACGCTCCGCAGGCTGGGGGTCGGGCCGGGCGACATGGTCCGGCTGTCGACCCGGCGGGGATCGCTTCTGGTGATGGCCCGCGCCGACCGCGCAATCTCGGAAGACAACGTCTTCATGCCCTTCGCCTTCGTCGAGGCGGCGGCCAACATCCTGACCAATCCGGCCCTCGACCCTTATGGCAAGATCCCGGAGTTCAAGTTCTCTGCCGTGCGCGTCGAGAAAACGGCAGGCGCTGTCGCGGCGGAATAA
- a CDS encoding sarcosine oxidase subunit alpha: MSQPFRLHDGLIDRSATLSFTFEGRSFEGHPGDTLASALLANGVRLVGRSFKYHRPRGVFAAGSEEPNALVELRAGARREPNTRATVAELFEGLEARSQNHRGSLKRDLLAVNDLLAPFLTAGFYYKTFMWPRRFWEKVYEPAIRHAAGLGRLSGHADPDSYDKGFLHCDLLVIGSGPAGLMTALTAARAGRRVILADEDFRLGGRLNAETLEVDRRAGAEWAAATAGELSAMENVRVMARTTVIGAFDHGGYGALQRMTDHLPDPGAAPRQVFWRIRARRAVLAAGATERAIAFGDNDRPGVMLAGAVRAYLNRYGVAPGRRVAVFTSNDDGWRTASDLREQGVEVAAVIDARDCNAPLELPGVEAVRGGRVVETRGRHALKEVRLADGRRIEADCLAVSGGWNPNVHLTCHHRGRPVWRDDIAAFVPGPDLPPGMTVAGAAAGDLTLAAALRAGREAALSALDLDGPGPDLPQAEDEPARVTALWHVAETRGRAWLDLQNDVTVKDVRLAAQEGYRAVEQVKRYTTLGMATDQGRTANVPAIGVLAETLGRSIAETGTTIFRPPYTPVPVGAFAGRSRGPDLRPIRRTPSHDWAVEQGAVFVEAGQWLRAQWFPRTGETHWRESVDREVRQVRSAVGVCDVTTLGKIEVQGGDAAAFLNRIYANGFARLPVGRVRYGLMLREDGFVCDDGTAARVAEDHFVMTTTTANAGLVFRNLEFHRQCHWPDLDVHLISGTDQWAQFAVAGPRSRELLRKLVDADTDISNEAFPFMACAEVTVCGGVPARLFRISFSGELAYEVAVPARYGDAMIRALMAAGRPLGVVPYGTEALGVMRIEKGHPAGNELNGQTTALDLGMDRMVNRKKVAIGNVLCDRPEMKREDRPRLMGFRPVDRTRELRSGAHFVDPGEAVTTGNDLGWMSSAAWSPTLGHSIGLGFIRRGAARLGDVVVAADPLRGEMIEVEIVSPHFVDPDGERLRG; the protein is encoded by the coding sequence ATGAGCCAGCCTTTCCGCCTGCATGACGGGCTGATTGACCGCAGCGCGACGCTCTCCTTCACCTTCGAGGGCCGATCCTTCGAAGGACATCCGGGGGACACGCTTGCCTCGGCGCTGCTGGCCAATGGCGTGCGGCTTGTCGGCCGGTCGTTCAAGTATCATCGCCCGCGCGGCGTCTTCGCCGCCGGATCGGAGGAACCGAACGCGCTGGTGGAATTGCGCGCCGGCGCCCGGCGTGAACCCAACACAAGGGCGACGGTCGCGGAACTGTTCGAGGGGCTGGAGGCCCGAAGCCAGAACCACCGCGGGTCTCTGAAACGCGATCTGCTGGCGGTCAACGACCTGCTGGCGCCGTTCCTGACCGCCGGCTTCTACTACAAGACCTTCATGTGGCCGCGGCGCTTCTGGGAGAAGGTCTACGAGCCGGCGATCCGCCACGCGGCTGGTCTGGGACGCCTTTCCGGACATGCGGACCCGGACAGCTACGACAAGGGCTTCCTGCACTGCGATCTGCTGGTGATCGGGTCCGGACCGGCGGGGCTGATGACGGCGCTGACCGCCGCCCGCGCCGGCCGGCGGGTGATCCTGGCGGACGAGGACTTCCGTCTCGGCGGCCGGCTCAACGCGGAGACGCTCGAGGTGGACCGACGCGCCGGGGCCGAATGGGCCGCCGCCACAGCCGGCGAACTGTCCGCGATGGAAAATGTCCGCGTCATGGCGCGGACGACCGTCATCGGCGCCTTCGATCATGGCGGCTATGGCGCGCTTCAGCGCATGACAGACCACCTGCCTGATCCGGGGGCCGCGCCGCGGCAGGTGTTCTGGCGCATCCGCGCGCGCCGTGCGGTGCTCGCCGCCGGTGCGACCGAACGGGCCATCGCCTTCGGCGACAACGACCGTCCCGGCGTCATGCTGGCCGGCGCGGTGCGGGCCTATCTCAACCGCTACGGCGTCGCGCCCGGCCGGCGCGTGGCGGTCTTCACCAGCAACGATGATGGCTGGCGCACGGCATCCGACCTTCGCGAACAGGGCGTCGAGGTCGCGGCGGTGATCGACGCGCGCGACTGCAATGCGCCGCTGGAACTGCCGGGCGTGGAAGCCGTGCGTGGCGGGAGGGTGGTCGAGACCAGGGGACGTCATGCCCTGAAGGAGGTCCGCCTGGCGGACGGCCGGCGGATCGAGGCCGATTGTCTCGCCGTCTCCGGCGGCTGGAACCCCAACGTCCACCTGACCTGCCATCACCGGGGACGCCCGGTCTGGCGCGACGACATTGCCGCCTTCGTGCCGGGTCCGGACCTGCCGCCCGGCATGACGGTCGCGGGCGCCGCCGCCGGCGATCTCACCCTGGCGGCGGCGCTGCGTGCGGGCCGGGAGGCGGCGCTCTCGGCGCTCGACCTGGACGGGCCCGGGCCGGACCTGCCGCAGGCCGAGGACGAACCTGCCCGGGTGACGGCGCTCTGGCATGTCGCGGAAACCAGGGGCCGCGCCTGGCTGGATCTGCAGAACGACGTCACCGTCAAGGATGTCAGGCTCGCCGCGCAGGAAGGCTACCGTGCCGTCGAGCAGGTCAAGCGCTATACCACGCTCGGCATGGCGACCGACCAAGGCCGCACCGCCAACGTGCCGGCGATCGGCGTGCTGGCGGAGACGCTTGGCAGGTCCATCGCGGAGACGGGAACGACGATCTTCCGCCCACCCTACACCCCGGTTCCCGTTGGCGCCTTCGCCGGCCGGTCGCGCGGCCCGGATCTCCGGCCGATACGCCGCACGCCCAGCCATGACTGGGCCGTCGAGCAGGGCGCGGTTTTCGTGGAGGCAGGCCAGTGGCTCCGCGCCCAGTGGTTTCCGCGGACCGGCGAGACGCACTGGCGAGAGAGCGTCGACCGGGAGGTCCGGCAGGTGCGCTCGGCCGTGGGCGTCTGCGACGTCACGACGCTTGGCAAGATCGAGGTGCAGGGCGGTGACGCCGCGGCCTTCCTCAACCGGATCTATGCCAATGGCTTTGCCAGACTGCCCGTCGGCAGGGTCCGCTACGGCCTGATGCTGCGGGAGGACGGCTTCGTCTGTGACGACGGCACCGCGGCGCGGGTGGCCGAGGATCACTTCGTCATGACCACCACGACCGCCAATGCAGGGCTGGTGTTCCGCAATCTCGAGTTCCACCGCCAGTGCCACTGGCCGGACCTGGACGTGCACCTGATCTCCGGCACCGATCAGTGGGCGCAGTTCGCAGTCGCCGGCCCGCGGTCGCGCGAATTGCTGCGCAAGCTGGTCGACGCGGATACCGACATCTCCAACGAAGCCTTTCCCTTCATGGCCTGCGCCGAAGTCACGGTCTGCGGGGGCGTGCCGGCCCGGCTGTTCCGCATCTCCTTTTCCGGCGAACTGGCCTACGAGGTCGCCGTGCCGGCGCGCTATGGCGATGCCATGATCCGGGCGCTGATGGCCGCGGGCCGGCCGCTCGGCGTCGTCCCCTACGGCACCGAGGCGCTGGGGGTGATGCGGATCGAGAAGGGGCATCCGGCCGGCAATGAACTGAACGGACAGACCACGGCGCTGGACCTCGGCATGGACCGGATGGTCAACAGGAAGAAGGTCGCCATCGGCAATGTCCTCTGCGACCGGCCGGAGATGAAGCGCGAGGACCGCCCGCGCCTGATGGGCTTCCGTCCCGTGGACCGCACACGGGAGCTGCGTTCCGGCGCGCATTTCGTCGATCCGGGCGAAGCCGTGACCACCGGGAACGATCTCGGCTGGATGAGTTCGGCGGCGTGGTCCCCGACGCTCGGCCATTCGATCGGCCTCGGCTTCATCCGCCGCGGGGCGGCGCGCCTGGGCGATGTGGTTGTCGCCGCCGATCCGCTGCGCGGGGAGATGATTGAGGTCGAAATTGTCTCGCCGCATTTCGTCGATCCCGACGGGGAGCGGCTGCGTGGCTGA
- a CDS encoding NADH-quinone oxidoreductase subunit F, with protein sequence MQGEAERKGVWKSGKGKGRRTPKGRQLDDDALAEVRSLLGERPRRRDLLIEHLHLIQDAFGHLSAAHLRALAEEMKLAQAEVYEVATFYAHFDVVKEGETPPPPLTIRVCDSLSCELAGAQGLMRALADDFPADRVRVVRAPCMGRCDTAPALEIGHNHIDAATPVKVKAAITANDVYPHIPDYQNLAAYTARGGYVELTDLRGGARSPDEVQQTVLESGLRGLGGAGFPSGRKWSFVRGYEGPRYLAVNGDEGEPGTFKDRYFLERTPHLFLEGALIAAWAVEAERVFIYMRDEYPAVLEILRREIAALEKARLIEPGYIDLRRGAGAYICGEESAMIESIEGKRGLPRHRPPYVAEFGVFGRPTLVHNVETLHWVARIVREGPEILSSVEKNGRKGLRAYSVSGRVKEPGVKLLPAGSTIRDLIEASGGMLDGHVFKAYQPGGPSSGLLPAALDDVPLDFDMLQPHGSFIGSAAVVVLSDKDSARAAALNMLRFFEDESCGQCTPCRVGCEKAVKLMEADRWDGDLLEDLCQAMADASICGLGQAAPNPIRLTMKHFPGEV encoded by the coding sequence GTGCAGGGCGAGGCTGAACGCAAGGGCGTCTGGAAATCCGGAAAGGGCAAGGGGCGCCGTACGCCGAAGGGCCGTCAGCTCGACGACGACGCCCTGGCCGAGGTGCGTAGCCTGCTGGGCGAACGGCCGCGCCGCCGCGACCTGCTGATCGAGCATCTGCACCTGATCCAGGACGCCTTCGGCCATCTTTCGGCCGCCCATCTCCGCGCTCTGGCGGAGGAGATGAAACTGGCCCAGGCCGAGGTCTACGAGGTCGCCACCTTCTACGCCCATTTCGACGTGGTGAAGGAGGGCGAGACCCCGCCGCCGCCGCTGACCATCCGGGTCTGCGACTCGCTTTCCTGCGAACTGGCCGGCGCGCAGGGTCTGATGCGGGCTCTGGCGGACGATTTTCCCGCGGATCGGGTCCGGGTCGTCCGCGCGCCCTGCATGGGCCGCTGCGACACCGCGCCGGCGCTGGAGATCGGCCACAACCATATCGACGCCGCGACACCGGTGAAGGTGAAGGCGGCGATCACGGCCAACGACGTCTACCCGCATATTCCCGACTACCAGAATCTCGCCGCCTACACCGCCAGGGGCGGCTATGTGGAACTGACCGACCTCCGCGGCGGCGCGCGGTCGCCCGACGAGGTGCAGCAGACGGTGCTCGAGTCCGGCCTTCGCGGTCTGGGCGGCGCCGGTTTCCCTTCGGGCCGCAAATGGTCCTTCGTCCGCGGCTACGAGGGGCCGCGCTATCTCGCCGTCAACGGCGACGAGGGCGAGCCCGGCACCTTCAAGGATCGCTATTTCCTGGAGCGGACGCCGCATCTCTTCCTGGAGGGCGCGCTGATCGCCGCCTGGGCGGTCGAGGCGGAACGGGTCTTCATCTACATGCGCGACGAATACCCGGCGGTGCTCGAGATCCTGCGACGGGAGATCGCCGCGCTGGAGAAGGCGCGGCTGATCGAGCCGGGCTATATTGACCTCCGTCGTGGCGCGGGCGCCTATATCTGCGGCGAAGAGAGCGCGATGATCGAGAGCATCGAGGGCAAGCGCGGCCTGCCGCGTCACCGCCCGCCCTATGTCGCCGAGTTCGGCGTCTTCGGCCGCCCGACGCTTGTCCACAATGTCGAGACGCTCCACTGGGTCGCGCGCATCGTCCGGGAGGGTCCGGAGATTCTGAGCTCGGTCGAGAAGAACGGCCGCAAGGGGCTGCGCGCCTATTCGGTTTCCGGCCGCGTGAAGGAGCCGGGGGTGAAACTATTGCCCGCGGGTTCCACCATCCGCGATCTGATCGAGGCGTCCGGCGGCATGCTCGACGGCCATGTCTTCAAGGCCTACCAGCCCGGCGGGCCGTCATCCGGCTTGCTGCCGGCGGCGCTGGACGACGTGCCGCTCGACTTCGACATGCTGCAGCCTCACGGCAGTTTCATCGGCTCGGCCGCCGTGGTCGTCCTTTCCGACAAGGACAGCGCCAGGGCCGCGGCGCTCAACATGCTGCGTTTCTTCGAGGACGAGAGCTGCGGCCAGTGCACGCCCTGCCGCGTCGGCTGCGAGAAGGCGGTCAAGCTGATGGAGGCCGATCGCTGGGACGGCGACCTGCTGGAAGACCTCTGCCAGGCCATGGCCGACGCATCGATCTGCGGTCTGGGCCAGGCCGCGCCGAACCCGATAAGGTTGACGATGAAGCATTTTCCGGGGGAAGTCTGA
- a CDS encoding sarcosine oxidase subunit beta, with protein MGYSAFRIVREALTGHRGWKPAWRDPEPKAEYDAVVVGGGGHGLATAFYLAKEHGLTNVAVLEKGWLGSGNIGRNTTIIRSNYLLPGNQPFYEWSMKLWEGLEQELNFNAMVSQRGVLNLCHSDAQRDAYARRGNAMIMSGADAVLLDRDGVRRMCPFLDFDNARFPITGGLWQPRGGTARHDAVAWGYARAADRRGVDIVQNCEVTGFLIEGGVCRGVETTRGPIRARRVGVAVAGSSSRVMALAGLRLPIESHVLQAFVTEGLKPVLPGVVTYGAGHFYVSQSDKGGLVFGGDLDGYNTYAQRGNLPVVEDVCEGGMAMMPAIGRARVLRMWGGVVDMSMDGSPVIDRTPVEGLFFNGGWCYGGFKATPASGWCFAHLMATGDPHPVAAAMRLDRFRTGALIDERGAGPQPNLH; from the coding sequence ATGGGCTATTCCGCGTTCAGGATCGTCAGGGAGGCGCTGACCGGCCATCGGGGCTGGAAGCCGGCCTGGCGCGATCCCGAACCGAAGGCGGAATACGACGCGGTGGTCGTCGGCGGCGGCGGGCACGGGCTGGCCACCGCCTTCTACCTGGCGAAGGAACACGGCCTGACGAACGTCGCGGTCCTGGAGAAGGGCTGGCTCGGTTCCGGCAATATCGGCCGCAACACCACGATCATCCGCTCCAACTATCTGCTGCCCGGTAACCAGCCCTTCTACGAATGGTCGATGAAGCTCTGGGAGGGGCTGGAGCAGGAGCTCAACTTCAACGCGATGGTTTCCCAGCGCGGGGTGCTCAACCTCTGCCACAGCGACGCCCAGCGCGACGCCTATGCGCGCCGCGGCAACGCCATGATCATGTCCGGCGCGGATGCCGTGCTGCTGGACCGCGACGGAGTCCGGCGCATGTGCCCCTTCCTCGACTTCGACAACGCGCGCTTTCCGATCACCGGCGGGCTCTGGCAGCCGCGCGGCGGCACCGCCCGCCATGACGCCGTCGCCTGGGGCTATGCCCGCGCCGCCGACCGCCGCGGCGTGGACATCGTGCAGAACTGCGAGGTCACCGGCTTCCTGATCGAGGGCGGCGTCTGCCGCGGCGTCGAGACCACGCGGGGGCCGATCCGGGCGCGCCGTGTGGGCGTCGCCGTCGCCGGCTCCTCCTCCCGGGTCATGGCGCTGGCGGGGCTGCGTCTGCCCATCGAGAGCCACGTCCTGCAGGCGTTCGTCACCGAGGGGCTCAAACCGGTCCTGCCCGGCGTCGTCACCTATGGCGCCGGCCATTTCTACGTCTCCCAGTCCGACAAGGGCGGGCTGGTCTTCGGCGGCGACCTGGACGGCTACAACACCTATGCCCAGCGCGGCAATCTGCCGGTGGTCGAGGACGTCTGCGAGGGCGGCATGGCGATGATGCCAGCCATCGGACGGGCGCGCGTGCTGCGCATGTGGGGCGGGGTGGTGGACATGAGCATGGACGGCTCCCCCGTCATCGACCGCACGCCGGTGGAGGGGCTCTTCTTCAACGGCGGCTGGTGCTATGGCGGCTTCAAGGCGACGCCGGCGAGCGGCTGGTGCTTCGCGCACCTGATGGCGACAGGCGACCCGCATCCCGTGGCTGCCGCCATGCGGCTGGATCGTTTCCGGACGGGCGCACTGATCGATGAGCGCGGCGCCGGCCCGCAGCCCAACCTGCACTGA
- a CDS encoding sarcosine oxidase subunit delta: MIIDHPLLGPRDIAEFVYLGDVGLIERPDPEAEDVMDRFHDWLYLRDNPAGVHRELWYHEHGDRSWLVVTRDTLTHEIRRVELARDVARARGRGA; encoded by the coding sequence ATGATCATCGACCATCCGCTGCTCGGGCCCCGCGATATTGCGGAGTTCGTCTATCTGGGCGACGTCGGTCTGATCGAACGGCCGGACCCGGAGGCCGAAGACGTCATGGACCGTTTCCACGACTGGCTCTACCTGCGCGACAATCCGGCGGGCGTGCACCGGGAGCTCTGGTATCACGAGCACGGCGACCGCTCCTGGCTGGTGGTCACGCGCGACACGCTCACCCACGAGATCAGGCGCGTCGAGCTGGCCCGCGACGTCGCCCGCGCCAGAGGCCGGGGCGCATGA
- a CDS encoding formate--tetrahydrofolate ligase, which translates to MAHKSDIEIARAATKQPIQEVGARLGIPSEALLPFGHDKAKISQDFINAQKDREDGKLILVTAVNPTPAGEGKTTTTVGLGDGLNAIGRKAAICIREASLGPCFGMKGGAAGGGYAQVIPMEDINLHFTGDFHAITAAHNLLAAMIDNHIHWGNKLGIDARRVAWRRVLDMNDRALRQVVHSLGGVGNGYPRESGFDITVASEVMAILCLANDLEDLQARLGGIIVAYTRDRKPIYCRDLKADGAMTVLLKDAMQPNLVQTLENNPAFVHGGPFANIAHGCNSVAATRTALKLADYVVTEAGFGADLGAEKFFDIKCRKAGLSPDAVVIVATVRAMKMNGGVGKDDLGRENVEAVEKGCANLGRHIENVKSFGVPAVVAINHFVTDTEAEIQAVKDYVEWMGSEAIVCRHWAQGSAGITELAERVAEIADSGMAQFSPLYPDDMPLFQKIETIAKRIYRADEVLADKKVRDQLRKWEAEGFGDLPICMAKTQYSFSTDPNLRGAPDGHSVPVREVRLSAGAGFIVVICGEIMTMPGLPREPAAEQIMLNDAGEIEGLF; encoded by the coding sequence ATGGCCCACAAGAGCGACATCGAGATCGCCCGCGCGGCGACGAAACAGCCCATCCAGGAAGTCGGCGCGCGGCTCGGCATTCCATCCGAGGCGCTGCTGCCCTTCGGCCATGACAAGGCGAAGATCAGCCAGGACTTCATCAACGCCCAGAAGGACCGCGAGGACGGCAAGCTGATCCTGGTCACTGCGGTCAACCCGACCCCGGCGGGCGAGGGCAAGACCACGACCACCGTGGGCCTCGGCGACGGCCTCAACGCCATCGGCCGCAAGGCGGCGATCTGCATCCGCGAGGCCTCGCTCGGTCCGTGCTTCGGCATGAAGGGCGGCGCCGCCGGCGGCGGCTATGCCCAGGTGATCCCGATGGAGGACATCAACCTCCACTTCACCGGCGACTTCCACGCCATCACCGCCGCGCACAACCTGCTGGCGGCGATGATCGACAACCACATCCACTGGGGCAACAAGCTGGGCATCGACGCCCGCCGCGTCGCCTGGCGGCGTGTGCTGGACATGAACGACCGCGCGCTCCGCCAGGTGGTGCATTCGCTGGGCGGCGTCGGCAACGGCTATCCGCGCGAGAGCGGCTTCGACATCACCGTGGCCTCCGAGGTCATGGCGATCCTCTGCCTGGCCAACGACCTGGAGGATCTGCAGGCGCGGCTGGGCGGCATCATCGTCGCCTACACCCGCGACCGGAAGCCGATCTATTGCCGCGACCTGAAGGCCGACGGCGCCATGACGGTGCTGCTGAAGGACGCCATGCAGCCGAACCTGGTGCAGACGCTGGAGAACAATCCCGCCTTCGTCCACGGCGGGCCGTTCGCCAACATCGCCCATGGCTGCAACTCCGTCGCCGCCACCCGCACGGCGCTGAAGCTGGCTGATTACGTCGTCACCGAGGCCGGTTTCGGCGCGGACCTGGGCGCCGAGAAGTTCTTCGACATCAAGTGCCGCAAGGCCGGTCTGTCGCCTGACGCCGTGGTCATCGTCGCCACAGTGCGTGCGATGAAGATGAACGGCGGCGTCGGCAAGGACGACCTGGGCCGGGAGAACGTCGAGGCGGTCGAGAAGGGCTGCGCCAATCTGGGCCGCCACATCGAGAACGTGAAGTCCTTCGGCGTGCCGGCCGTGGTCGCGATCAACCACTTCGTCACCGACACCGAGGCCGAGATCCAGGCGGTGAAGGACTATGTCGAATGGATGGGCTCCGAGGCTATCGTCTGCCGCCACTGGGCTCAGGGTTCGGCAGGAATCACGGAACTGGCCGAGCGCGTGGCCGAGATCGCCGACAGCGGCATGGCGCAGTTCAGCCCGCTCTATCCCGACGACATGCCGCTGTTCCAGAAGATCGAGACCATCGCCAAGCGCATCTACCGCGCCGACGAGGTGCTGGCCGACAAGAAGGTCCGCGACCAGCTGCGCAAGTGGGAGGCCGAGGGCTTCGGCGACCTGCCGATCTGCATGGCCAAGACCCAGTACAGCTTCTCGACCGACCCGAACCTGCGCGGGGCGCCCGACGGCCATTCCGTGCCGGTCCGGGAGGTCAGGCTATCGGCCGGCGCCGGTTTCATCGTGGTGATCTGCGGCGAGATCATGACGATGCCCGGCCTGCCTCGGGAACCGGCGGCCGAGCAGATCATGCTCAACGACGCCGGCGAGATCGAAGGGCTGTTCTAG